A genomic stretch from Flavobacteriales bacterium includes:
- a CDS encoding type II toxin-antitoxin system RelE/ParE family toxin, with amino-acid sequence MASRRIIWTERAIDDLQDIKEFISLDSEIQATKQLLRIFDREMQLITRPGSGGIQTETRSNFEIRYLVQDNYKILYRFTETEVFVLTVFETRQHPEKMKL; translated from the coding sequence ATGGCATCTCGCAGAATCATTTGGACCGAACGCGCCATTGATGACCTGCAAGACATCAAGGAGTTCATTTCATTGGACTCCGAAATTCAGGCTACCAAACAACTGCTCAGGATATTTGACCGCGAAATGCAATTGATAACCCGACCCGGAAGTGGCGGAATACAAACTGAGACACGTTCTAATTTCGAAATACGATACTTGGTTCAGGACAATTACAAGATCCTATATCGATTTACAGAGACCGAAGTGTTTGTTCTCACCGTTTTCGAAACACGTCAGCATCCTGAAAAGATGAAACTCTGA
- a CDS encoding ABC transporter permease subunit has product MNKGTSLGQLAWRRFKKDAAAIFGSVVILVAVMLATLGPLITPDGSPHANRQIIELAAKKPGSTFTFLKVPRTVVSEDGFSEKLLVGKQENYSWVPIFSHSFSADTLVIERYTGDTSNDGEMVKYSFASLSSEGKSPEEVEKELIETKTFWLGTDRFGRDLLSRMILGTRISLSIGFVAVAISLLIGILMGSLAGFFRGWIDNVVMWFVTVVWSIPLLLLVIAITLAMGKGFWQVFVAVGMAMWVEVARIVRGQILSIREKEFVEACRALGFSGFRTIVRHILPNILGPVIVISAANFASAILIEAGLSFLGIGAQPPIPSWGAMIKDHYGYIIMDKAYLALIPGTAILLMVLAFTLVGNGVRDALDVKSTR; this is encoded by the coding sequence ATGAATAAAGGAACGTCACTCGGGCAATTGGCTTGGCGCAGATTCAAGAAGGATGCTGCGGCCATTTTCGGTTCGGTGGTGATTCTTGTGGCCGTGATGCTTGCAACGCTTGGCCCGCTGATCACACCAGATGGAAGCCCGCACGCCAACCGACAGATCATTGAGTTGGCCGCCAAAAAGCCTGGTTCAACTTTCACTTTTTTGAAAGTTCCGAGAACCGTTGTTTCCGAAGATGGATTCAGCGAAAAACTGCTGGTAGGCAAACAGGAAAACTATTCTTGGGTCCCCATTTTCAGTCATTCTTTTTCTGCGGATACGCTGGTCATTGAACGCTACACAGGCGATACATCGAATGATGGTGAAATGGTGAAGTATTCCTTCGCATCGCTTTCATCAGAAGGAAAATCACCTGAAGAAGTGGAGAAAGAACTCATCGAAACCAAAACATTCTGGCTGGGCACCGACCGGTTTGGTCGCGACCTGCTTAGCCGCATGATCCTCGGAACACGCATCTCGCTCAGCATCGGATTTGTGGCCGTGGCCATCTCCTTGCTCATCGGAATTCTGATGGGTTCATTGGCAGGATTTTTCCGTGGCTGGATTGATAATGTGGTAATGTGGTTCGTAACGGTGGTCTGGAGTATTCCGCTATTGCTTCTGGTCATCGCTATCACGCTGGCAATGGGAAAAGGATTCTGGCAGGTCTTCGTGGCGGTTGGAATGGCCATGTGGGTAGAGGTGGCGCGTATCGTCCGTGGACAGATACTCAGCATCCGCGAGAAGGAATTTGTGGAAGCCTGCCGTGCGCTCGGTTTCTCTGGTTTCAGAACAATTGTGCGGCATATTCTGCCGAATATTCTCGGACCTGTCATTGTCATTTCGGCTGCGAATTTTGCTTCGGCCATTCTGATCGAGGCAGGTCTGAGCTTCCTCGGCATCGGTGCGCAGCCACCTATTCCGAGTTGGGGAGCCATGATCAAAGACCATTACGGCTACATCATTATGGACAAGGCGTATCTGGCGCTCATTCCCGGAACGGCCATTCTATTGATGGTACTTGCGTTTACCTTAGTGGGAAATGGCGTGCGCGATGCGTTGGATGTGAAAAGCACCCGATAG
- a CDS encoding alpha/beta hydrolase, translating into MKKAAYTALVLVIAISVAFMLGPKPPESHLNPTPTSISIPLDSLDGWLAYRESGFQTLKPSNEAKIEWYNDSVSVTDYAVVYLHGFTASGEEGNPVHRAFAQRYGCNLYLPRLYGHGLDTTEPLIDLTPENYLQSAKEAIAVGKKIGQKVIVMSCSTGGTLAIYLAAHDPEIDALICYSPNIDIFDQTSQVLTQPWGLQLARLINGSDFRQYEAPEEFKKYWQTKYRLEGLVALRSLIDHTMTEETFSHVKQPIFVGAYFKDASAQDSVVSVEAMRLMMPELGTPESQKRMVEFPVGAHVLTNPLRNPDVKLVEDATFRFAEDVIGLKPVK; encoded by the coding sequence ATGAAAAAAGCTGCATACACGGCACTGGTCCTGGTCATTGCAATTTCCGTGGCCTTCATGCTCGGCCCCAAGCCGCCCGAATCTCACCTCAACCCTACTCCAACCTCCATTTCCATTCCGTTGGATTCGTTGGATGGCTGGCTGGCGTATCGTGAAAGTGGTTTCCAAACTCTGAAACCCAGCAATGAAGCCAAGATCGAATGGTACAATGATTCGGTTTCGGTGACCGACTATGCTGTGGTTTATCTGCATGGTTTTACCGCTTCGGGCGAAGAAGGAAATCCCGTTCATCGGGCATTTGCCCAACGATACGGCTGCAACCTGTATCTGCCTCGGTTGTACGGCCACGGATTGGACACTACCGAACCGTTGATCGACCTGACACCCGAAAACTATCTGCAATCGGCCAAAGAAGCCATTGCCGTTGGCAAGAAGATCGGACAGAAAGTGATCGTGATGAGCTGTTCGACAGGTGGAACGCTTGCAATTTACCTTGCCGCACACGACCCCGAAATTGACGCGCTGATCTGCTACTCGCCCAACATCGACATCTTCGATCAGACCTCGCAGGTGCTGACCCAACCGTGGGGACTTCAACTGGCGCGTTTGATCAATGGAAGCGATTTCCGGCAGTATGAAGCTCCCGAAGAATTCAAAAAGTATTGGCAGACCAAGTATCGTTTGGAAGGATTGGTGGCGCTGCGTTCGCTGATCGACCACACAATGACCGAAGAAACATTTTCGCACGTAAAGCAGCCCATTTTTGTGGGTGCGTATTTCAAAGACGCATCCGCGCAGGACAGCGTGGTTTCGGTAGAGGCCATGCGCCTGATGATGCCTGAACTGGGAACACCCGAAAGCCAAAAACGCATGGTGGAATTTCCCGTTGGTGCGCACGTACTCACCAATCCACTTCGCAACCCTGACGTGAAACTCGTGGAAGATGCAACTTTCCGATTTGCGGAAGATGTCATTGGTCTAAAACCTGTGAAATAG
- a CDS encoding type IX secretion system membrane protein PorP/SprF, producing the protein MMRWATFILLFYFGSVCAQNATDSTTVPEPEWETKNYTQEDKIYNRSVWTFVDNPALAGFDRKLAVAYRYRMKNLAMGVPNKDGNLTLAFQRHEAFVDLPFGGPKQNWGMGLYYSYEKELQHTYHRIQMARSFRIQFPKGHNLILGFSVGVQLAKLNNQDRLTFPDMIDPRSGFIYSTWEPRRWDHMAIPYLNGGIRYYWKRFVFDYAVQLGPSGVWALAGAPRTSDVRNKFKAAYHFNVGDDVTISPELVGEIITYYGVFYPNGPDKPHINKATNNFGLFSGYVTITYKDMVYGQIGVADLNRWSFRAGYQLKDYLVIQLGVSSYLNPTMEKIGGLASVDGGIRYQIKAWNR; encoded by the coding sequence ATGATGCGTTGGGCAACCTTCATACTGCTCTTTTATTTTGGATCGGTCTGTGCACAAAACGCAACAGATTCCACCACCGTTCCTGAACCCGAATGGGAAACCAAGAACTACACACAGGAGGATAAGATCTACAACCGCTCGGTATGGACGTTTGTGGACAATCCTGCGTTGGCTGGATTTGATAGAAAACTGGCCGTGGCCTATCGCTATCGGATGAAGAACCTGGCGATGGGCGTTCCGAACAAGGATGGAAATCTGACACTGGCCTTTCAGCGGCATGAGGCATTTGTGGATCTTCCATTCGGTGGACCGAAACAGAACTGGGGCATGGGGCTGTACTATTCTTATGAGAAGGAATTGCAGCACACCTACCATCGCATTCAGATGGCACGTTCCTTCCGCATACAGTTTCCCAAAGGCCATAATCTCATCTTGGGTTTTTCGGTTGGTGTGCAGCTTGCAAAACTGAACAACCAAGACCGACTCACTTTTCCAGATATGATCGATCCAAGATCAGGATTCATCTATTCAACGTGGGAACCAAGGCGCTGGGATCACATGGCCATTCCCTACTTAAATGGTGGCATTCGATACTATTGGAAACGATTTGTCTTTGACTATGCTGTTCAGTTAGGCCCTAGTGGTGTGTGGGCATTGGCTGGTGCTCCACGAACCAGCGATGTCAGAAATAAATTCAAAGCCGCATACCATTTCAATGTAGGAGATGATGTAACCATTTCTCCAGAACTGGTCGGAGAAATAATTACATATTACGGTGTCTTTTACCCGAATGGCCCAGACAAACCTCACATCAATAAGGCAACAAACAACTTCGGACTATTCTCAGGTTATGTCACCATCACATACAAAGACATGGTCTACGGGCAAATTGGCGTGGCCGACCTGAACCGATGGAGTTTCCGTGCCGGATATCAGTTGAAAGACTATCTGGTGATACAGCTTGGTGTTTCATCTTATTTGAACCCGACCATGGAAAAGATCGGAGGATTGGCAAGTGTAGATGGTGGCATCCGCTACCAGATAAAAGCATGGAACAGATGA